TAAACCCCACCATAGCAATGGGTTCATTGGGCCGCTGTTGCGCAACCGCCACCTGAGCAAGATGGCGCAGGGGAGCTTGGCGTAGTTCATCGACGATAAAGCCCATAGGCATCACCGTCACCATCAAAAAGGCTGCAAAACCGACGATATGCACAGCCCAAAACCATCGCCCCTGCCCCTTGAGCCACAGGGTGACCATGGCGATCGCCATCAGCAGCCAGACAACCGTGCCAGCCTGGAGCAGCGATGTTTGCTGAATCACCTCCGGCAACGTGGGCATCGCCGGATCATCGCCCATCACCGCAGGGCTATAGAGCAAAGCAATCCCCAAGGCCACAGACAGCACCACGGTTACACCATGACTGAGGCGAATCGCCCAGCCCTGAGATGGCGATCGCAGCAGTTGATCACTCCAAAATAGACCCACAAGTATCGCCGCCGCCGGCATCAAGGGCAGCACATAGCTGGGTAGCTTGGTCACCGCCACGGTAAAGAATCCAAAAATTACCCCGAACCACGTCAGGGCAAACAAACTCAGTTGCCCGGATCGAGGTTGGTCTACCCAGTGCGATCGCCGCCAAACGCGCAGACGAGCGATCGCCACCGGCAGATAGACCGAGCTGGGAAAGAAGCCCGCTAGGACAACAATGAAGTAAAAGTACCAGGGCGCACCGTGGTTGTTGACCACCTGAGTGAAGCGCTCAAAGTTGTGGTAGCCAAAAAAGCTATCAGTGTAGGCAGCCCCATTTTCTAAAATAACCAGCACATACCAGGGTAGCGTCAGGATCACAAACCAGAGGATCCCCAACGCCAGATGCATTTCCTTCCACAGCACCGTCCATAGGTTGCCGGTGTACGCGAGAAAGCCAAGGATGGTTAAGCCAGGAATGACCAAACCCACCGGCCCCTTCGCAAGCACGGCTAAGGCCGTGAGAGTATAAAACGCAAAATACCATCCCTGCTGCACTCGGGGGCGATCGCGTTCCGTATAGCCGCAGAAAAATGACAGGAGGGCTGTTCCCATGCAGCCGCTGAGCAACATATCCGACACGCCCGTGCGCGCCCAGATTAACGTATGAGGATTCAACGCCATCAGGGCAGCCCCAATCCAAGCGGCCGCCCATCGCTGGTCTGAAGCAGACTGGGGATCATTCGCTTGGGCGGGGGATGGAAACCCAAAACGGCGCAGTACGTAGAATCCCATCACCGTCAGCGCAGTGGCGGAGAGGGCCGACGGCAGGCGCACCGACCATTCGTTGACCCCCAGGGTTTGATAGGCGATCGCCATCAGCCAATAGATGAGGGGAGGTTTATCAAATCGAGTATCCCCGTTAAAGTAGGGCGTAATCCAATCTCCCGTGACAGTCATCTGGCGAGCAGCTTCAGCAAACAGAGGTTCTGTTTCGTCAATAAGACCCACGCTGCCCAGATGCCAAAAAAAGGCTCCACCGCAGAGCAGCGTCAATCCAAGGGCGGCTAGTCCCCAACGGAGAGTAGGATGCTTATCCCACGATTGAACCAATAGGGAGAAAGGCGTAGAACGGGAATCCATGACAGGCTGTATCCATCAAGTCTGACCTTGATCATAAGCTGTCTTGAGGGAGGTCAGGGGTTTGGGATCAGATTTCTGGGATCGGTGGTAGGCTCTGTCTGAATGGCAGCTCAAAACCTGCGGTAGTGAATGGAGTTCCAGCCCCTTAGGCGCGCCATGAATAGCTGTCCCAGCGCTATCTCTACCAGCAACAGGCACGCTTAATCTTCAGGACAGTCTAGAAAGGAGACATGGATCATGCTTGCTCCCTGGCGATCGCCCTTGGCTCGGGCTCTGCATCGCAATCGTTCCCTAGCCTATGCTCGCTACCTACAGTTGGCGACTGTGCGGCCAGATGGCCGACCGGCTAATCGCACGGTGGTGTTTCGCGGATTTTTGGATGACAGCAATCAGCTACGGATAGCAACCGATGTCCGCAGCCAAAAAATTGACCAGATTCAGCATCAGGCCTATGGCGAACTCTGTTGGTACTTTCCCAAAACTCGCGAGCAGTTTCGCCTGGCAGGCTTCTTAACGGTGGTCACCCATGCTGAACCAGAACCGATGCTGCAAACCGCGCGGCGATCGCTCTGGCACGCCCTTTCCCCAACAGCCCGCAGCCAGTTTGCCTGGCCCGATCCCGGCGCGCCACGGATAGACGAGGATTCAGACATAGGTTCAGAAGCGATCGCGCCCATCCTAGACCTAGAGCAGCCGCTGGACACCTTCTGCCTGCTGCTGCTGGATCCAGATAGTGTTGATCATCTAGACCTGCGGGGAGAACCACAGCATCGCTGCCTGTATGAGCGCCAAGGAGAAGCCTGGACTAGCCAGGCCGTCAATCCTTAGGGTTTAGTGGTACTGAGGGTTTGGTAGTCAGGTAGCTAAATTCCCGTACCGTTGAGAAACTCTTCAATGGCCCGATCATTCAAGCGGCAGGAGTCAGAATCTTGGTCAGCTCCGTGATCCGAGGGCGCACCCATGGTCACCAACACGCGCTGGGGAGGAGCCGCTTGCTGCCATTGTTCCACTTGTTGTTCTAGGGCCTCAATGCGATCGAGGAGGGCTCGAATCACCTGCGCTTCCGAGTCGGGCAGGCGACCGTGCTCCAAGGGTTCGACCCGTTCACCGGAGCGATAGACGATCCGGCCGGGAACCCCCACCACCGTGCAGTCTGATGGCACGTCTCGAAGCACCACAGAACCAGCCCCAATCCGTACATTATCGCCAATTTCTAAATTACCCAGCACCTTAGCGCCAGCACCCACCACCACGTTATTGCCTAGGGTTGGGTGGCGTTTACCGCTTTCCTTGCCGGTTCCGCCCAAGGTCACCCCTTGGTAGATCAGGACATAGTCACCAATGATGGCCGTTTCGCCAATCACAACGCCCATGCCATGGTCGATGAACACGCCACGACCAATGGCCGCACCAGGGTGAATTTCGACGCCCGTGATGAAGCGCGCCAAGTGGGAGATGACCCGGGGAATCAGAGGGAGCCGCCAGCGATAGAGTTGATGGGCAATGCGATGTAGGACTAACGCTTGCAGCCCGGGATAGCACAGAATGACTTCAAGCCAGTTGCGGGCTGCCGGGTCGCGGTCAAAAATAATGCGGAAGTCGGCCGTTAGGGTAGACAGCACGAGTCTCTAACCTCGGTGTGCAATAGTTGGACAACGTTCGAAAGGTGGAACGGACGCCGCAGTTCAGCAAACAGGCTCAGCGCCGTAGGTTACTTCTCTAGAATCCTACAATGCACGGCTGCCCTATCCCTACCCCTAAATATCTTAACGTTCTGCGTCAACGAAATCCCACTAAGCCTTCACTTCAAATGTCAGGAGGGGCACAAAGGCTGACTTCATCAGCGATCGCCCCTACTACCCTACATCCTCGACGATCTACACCCCCTTCAATCCCACCATTGCTGCCCAGAGCGTGAGATGCCTTGAACCCTGAAGTTCTGTAGGATGAATCTTGCGTGGCATGATGTTGAAGAATAATGAGCTGCCAAGCCGTGGAGCAACAACGATGAACATTGGCATTGTGGGACTGGGGCTGATTGGCGGATCGCTGGCCATCGACTGGCGATCGCTAGGCCACACTATCTTGGGGGTAAGCCGTCGCCCTAGCACCTGTGAGGCGGCGATCGCTCGCGGCATCGTAGACCAGGCAAGCTGCGACCTGGCTCTGATGGCCGAGGCGGAGGTGGTGGTGCTCTGTACGCCCCTCGGGGCCTTCTTGCCCACGGTGGATCAGCTCTTACCCCATCTATCGCCGGAGACGATTGTCACCGATGTGGGTTCGGTCAAAGGCTGGGTGGTGGAGGCGATCGCCCCGCGCTGGGAGAATTTTGTGGGCGGGCATCCCATGGCGGGCACGGCGGAGAGCGGTCTCGATGCTGCCTTGACGGGGCTCTTCCAAAACTGCATCTATGCGATCACGCCCACTGCCCACACGCCGATCCGCGCCGTGGAGGTAGTCACCCAGCTCGCGCGATCGCTGCAAGCCCAAGTTTACAAGTGTGACCCGCAAGACCATGATCGGGCCGTGGCTTGGATTTCCCATCTGCCGGTGATGGTCAGCGCTAGTTTGATTGCTAGCTGCATGAACGAGGAGAGTGCTACGGTGCGATCGCTTGCCCAAACCCTTGCTAGTTCTGGCTTTCGAGATACAAGTCGGGTGGGTGGCGGCAATCCAGAACTGGGGGTGATGATGGCCCGGTATAACCAAGCCGCGGTGGTGCGATCGCTGCAAGGCTATCGTCAGCAGTTGGATGCCATCATCCAGACCATCGAAACCTCCGACTGGGACAGCCTAGAGACGCTGCTTGGGCAAACCCAACGCGATCGCCCCGCCTTTGTCGATCCGGCCTAGCCCCTACTCCACATCATCCAGTTCCTTGCGCCGCTGACGCCGCTGGGCCAGCTTAGATGCCCGCAGCATCCGCATGATCCAATCCATCAACGCCACCAGCGTCAGCAGCGCCACCAGAGCGAGCACCAGCGTGCTAAATAGTTCAATGCTGTCATGCTGGGTGGCGTTGAAGACCAGATAACTGGTGTAGGCCAGGTAGTAGCCCAAGAAGAGCAGCCCTTCCCAACGATCGACAATGCCCCCGGTGAAGAAAATGGGTAAACAGGCGATCGCCACCGCCACCATCACGGGAATATCAAACCGCAGGGCCGGCAGGGCAATGGGCAAGCCCTCGGGCGCAATCATGCTGCATACGCCCATGACAAACAGAATATTGAAAATATTGCTGCCGATCACATTACCGATAGCAATATCCTTCTCTCCCTTGATGCTTGCCATCACCGACGTAGCCAGTTCCGGCAGCGAGGTGCCTACCGCCACAATCGTCAGGCCAATAATCAGCTCACTGAAGCCCAAGGAACGGGCGATCGCCGAGGCACTGTAGACCAAGGAGCGCGACCCCAACACTAACATGGCAAAGCTGACAACAATCCAGCCTAGACGAATCGCAATCTGACCTTTGCGCGGGCGTTCCAGGGCGATTGCTGGAGGGGCATCAAGATCCAGCGCCGCGATTCGGGCATCTTCCGACTCCTCGCGACGACTTTGGTAAATGATAAATCCGGTGTAGATAAGCGCACCTAGAAACAGGATCATCCCTTCTAGGCGACCTATATTGCCATTCCAGGCCATGGCCATGGTCGTGATGGAGATACCAATCAGCAGCGGCACCTCCAAACGAATAATTTTTCTCGACACCACCAAGGGCGTCACCACCGACGAGATGCCTAAAATCAGCAGTACATTGGCAATATTGCTGCCGACCAAATTGCCCACGGCTAAATCTCCCAAACCGTCGTAGCTCGATTGCACCGACACCACCAATTCTGGGGCACTGGTACCGTAGGCCACAATCGTCAACCCAATCACCAAGGGAGAAATGCCAAACGCCAAAGCTAGGAAAGATGCATGATTGACTAGCATCTCCGCCCCAGCAATCAGCAGCGCACAGCCCACAATAAAAAGCAGAATCACCGTACTATCCATAAACGAGCCTAGGGAGTTGGCAGCGAACAAACACGAAACTCAGGGAATGAAAACGTCTTGAGGATGAACCTCGACAGCAGAGCGATCGCTTCCACAAACTAACCAAGACAGCGATCGCCTCACCCACCACCGTCTGTTCAACGCAGAAGTCAAAAGCAGGGATTGAGGCGATCGCTGTCCATCCAGACTAGACATTGGAACGCTTGGCCAAACCGTCTTTCATCCTGAGAATGCATCACGCGATCGCAACGGCATGGCGCAAGCCAGGCAAACATCAAGACCTAGCCCACGGTAATGAATCCTATTCTCAGAATAAAGTCCAGCCTGCCCCGATGTAAAACGGCTGACTTAACCATCACCTAGTATGCCCATCCAAGCAGCCTCCCTACAACGATAATCACGCTTTGAACGTTGCCGATGGGGTGGGGTTCAAAGCCGCCTTGGGATAGGGAATCCGCTTATGGTTGAACTGCTGCCAAACCTGCACAAAGATTTCTGCCACCTTGGCTAAATCGGCACGGCTAAGCCCAGAATCCACCAACTGATTATCCTGCCAGCGGTGGCGCATAATTTTGTTGACTGTGGACAGCGCTTCCTCGGGGGTGGCATCCTTAAGCGATCGCAGGGCTGCCTCACAGGAATCTGCCAGCATAACAATGCCAGTCTCCCGTGACTGAGGAATGGGGCCGTCGTAGCGGAAGTCCGCCTCATTCACCACCAAATTCGGGTTTTCTTTGGCGCGCTCTTGGGCCTGGTAATAAAAGTAGGTAATCAGCATGGTGCCCTGGTGCTCTGGAATAAACGAGCGCACAGCCCGGGGCAGGCGGCACTTGCGGGCCATGACCAACCCTTCGGTGACGTGTTTTTTGATAATAGCGGCACTTTTCCAAGGATCGTTAATCAAATCATGTTTGTTGGTCCCACCCATTTGATTTTCAATAAACCCCATGGCATCGTGCATTTTACCAATGTCGTGGTACAGGGTGCCGGTGCGAATCAGTTCCACATTGCAGCCCAGGGCCCGGGCCGCGGCCTCCGCGAGGGTCGCCACAAACAGGGTGTGCTGGAAGGTGCCCGGCGCTTCCGAAACGAGGCGCTTCAGGAGGGGACGGTTGGGATTCGACAGCTCCACCAATCGAGTAGGCGTAACGAGGTCAAACCCATGTTCTAGGTAGGGACTAACGCCCAAGGCGACGACGCTCCAGGCAATACCCAGCAGAGTCTGAATACCGGCAGCCGTGAGCACGGCATACCAAACAGGACTGGTAGCCGCCGTCAACATCAGGCTAAGACTTAAATACACCACCCCTTGGGTCAAGCCTACGCCTAAGCCTAAGAGAGCCAGCTCCTCGCGCGATCGCATCCGACCAGATAGTACAGCGCCCACCGCACTGCCCACCGCGCTCGCCAAAAGGGAATTGAGCGCCACTTCCATACCAATGGGCAGCACAATCCCCAGCAAGGCAATCACCGTCATGCTTAGAGGAGAGCCATAAAAACTACCGATTAAAAGACCAATGGCAGGCAAGCTGCTGCCGGGCAAGCCGAGGGCGATCGCCAAGGGAGCCGTTAACACCAACAGCAAAATCAGGACGTGGTCACGCAGTCGTAGCCGGGCATAAAAAATACGCTCAGAAAGCCAGAAAATGGCGATCGCCCCACTGATCAGCGCAGCAAAGCCTGCTAATGCCAGGTAATTGAGGCGGCGGCGACTCATGCCAAAGTGATCCAGCAGCACAAAATCAGCCTGGGTAATCGTGTCCCCCGCTTCTACAATGGTCTCCCCCCGACGAATAGCCACCATTTCTGGATCAATGGCCTCCGCCGCCTGCTCAGCCCGAATACGGGTCTGTTCCGGATCTTGGGTGAGGTTAGGGCGCACCACCGAGTCAAGCAACTCAACAGCCAAGGGTCTTACAGAATCTGACATACTCACCGCCACCTGAGCCTGAATGGCTTGGCGGCGAATACTGCTGGGCAAGCCTGGAGGAATGCCTTGGAGCAAAATGCGTTCTAGCACTTGACGCATCTCCCCTTGCACCTGAGTCCATTCCTCATCCGTTAAATCTAGGAGGTAAGGCCCAAAGGGTTTATCCAACTCATCGGGATCATTCTCAAGCTGATCCGCAACAGTCCTATAGCGATCGCGGGCTCGGCTGATCGTACTCTCCATATGCTGGACTTCATCCTCGGACTTGTCTCGCAGCGCCGTCCGTAGCTCTAGAATCGCCAGTTGTTGGGAACCACCCAGCCCATTAGCTGAGGAGGGTACACGAGTTGTGCTGGCGCTATCCGCTGGCATCCCCGGAGCCGCAGGACGCGGTGGTGGCGGCTGGAGCGTGGTGGCTGTGGAACTTGGCGCAGCAGAGCGCGATCGCGTCGAACCTTGCTGCACAGCAGACCAAATACTCCGCCATTCCCATTCGGTGGTGCGCTGGAGATAGCGCTGACTGGCCAGGGAGAGATTGCTGGTGGAGGTAAAGGGAAACCCGCCCAACTGCTTCCGTACATCATTCCCCCGTTGCAGTAGGCGATCAAAGGATTGATAGATCGTCTGATTGGCGGTTTCGTCAATCATCAAAACCGGGATTGAACCGGTACGAGCCGCTTGACGCGCTTCTTCAGTGGTTTTCGTGTCTTCAACCCGAGCATTATCCGGAGCTGTGAGGGTTTCTGGGGCCGTCGTATCCACGGCAAGCTGAGGTTCGTTATAAAACCGATACCCAATCACACTCGTCAGGGAGAGAATAGCCACACTCGTGAGCAACCCGCGCACCACCATGGGGCGCTGCTGGGAAACATCTTGCCGAAACGTCCGAGCAGAACGTTGAGTTGTTTTCATGGTCTGCAGCAATGGAGGTCGAGTCGAAGCTGAGACTGAACTGGGATGAAGCCGTCCGAGGCGATCGCCCAACTGCTGCATCCGAAACCCAAACCTGTAGGAGGAAGCACTCTGATGGGACTGTCGCCATCGATCTAACTGCTGAGTAAGACGTCGAAACGATTTCATCTCTGTACCAAAAATTCGAGTGGGAGAGCAATAGAGTAGCGCGCGGCGATTAGCTCTAGTCCAACAAGACCTAGACAAAGGTCTTGATCAAAACCGTATTAGGGGCAAGACGGAAGAAGCACCACACTCAACAGAACAGAGACATGAAGACGATAGGGCGCGAGGTCAGCGAGATATCCGTGTAGATCCACTATGTTCAGGTCACCCTAGTGTGAACAATTATGGTCAAAATCGCCATCTACCTACAGAATTGTATATTGCGATTATAGAAGCTCAACCGAGAAGACAAGGGACTGATACCTCCAACAGGCTGCATTTCCTTGAAGCAAAGGGATCGTAGCGATCGGTTACCAGAGATACAACTTCAAGCGCATACTCCACATCCTCAAGTAATAGTATATCGAAGCTATTCCACGACGGTCTTCAAACTTAACGGGGCTGCAAGGTCTGGGCCGCTGCGATCGCCCAGCTAGGATCGATGACAGAATTGGGAGTCAGGGCTCCCATCCATGCCGCCGCTAGGCGCTGCACCTCATGCTCAAGCTCTAATCGAGACGAGATCCCCCAAAGCTGGAGCAGGCTAGAGGGGCGATCGCCGTTTCCTTCAACGGCTCCATACCAACACCAAGGCCATCCCAACGCTCCATGGAATGCCCCCGCCAACATGCCCACCGTCATACCCACACTGCGATAGGTATCCACGTCCTGAATCCCCTGCTGCTCGCAGTGATAAAGCGATCGCACGAGGGTCAGAGCCGGTGCATCGGTTATGGTTTGCATAGCTGAAGCGGCGATCGCCAGAGTGGCTTTTAGGGGTCGATCAATTTCTATATCCGAAGGCATTAGACCTACAGCGGCCTCCTTCCGTTTCAGGATTTGGGCCATCCATCGGGCAAGATCCTGCACCCCAGCGGTTATCGTGGCACTGCGGGACGGCTCGAACGGCAACCGGCTCATGATGTGCTGAAACTGCTGCTCGAAGGCGGATAGATCATCGTGGTAAAACAGCATCAAAGGCACCGCATAGCTGATCGCCTGGGCAAGCGATCGCTCCTCTGTGAACCTATCAACAGACTGATCGATAGACAGATCAACCGTGGATAGATCACCCCTAGCGATCGCCCCATGGACTTGAAGCTGATGAACCAGGGCTAAACTGTGCCGCCCCCAGGCAGGCAGCGGGGCGGCAGCCAGGAAATGAGGTTGATATAAAAGATGGGTAAGCGATCGCCCTGGTGAGCGCCGCGCTGTCCATCCCGCAGCCATCAAATCGCCAAAGAGAACGCCCCAATAAACGCCTAGCCATTGATCAATAAGGGATGGAAGATGAGCAAGCGGGTAGACCAGCGGCATAGGTACGTAGATGTAAAACGCTAGAAAATTAATCCGGATAGACGAGTGGAGCGATCGACGATGTGCAGTACACTCATGGCACAGTTAGTGCAGTGCAATTATATAAAGTGCAAGTGTGGACTCTGGACATAACCATAGCAAACAATCATGAACGGCAGGATCACTCACGGTTTCCTCTCTAAT
This portion of the Candidatus Obscuribacterales bacterium genome encodes:
- a CDS encoding Npun_F5749 family FMN-dependent PPOX-type flavoprotein; its protein translation is MLAPWRSPLARALHRNRSLAYARYLQLATVRPDGRPANRTVVFRGFLDDSNQLRIATDVRSQKIDQIQHQAYGELCWYFPKTREQFRLAGFLTVVTHAEPEPMLQTARRSLWHALSPTARSQFAWPDPGAPRIDEDSDIGSEAIAPILDLEQPLDTFCLLLLDPDSVDHLDLRGEPQHRCLYERQGEAWTSQAVNP
- a CDS encoding glycosyltransferase family 39 protein, whose translation is MDSRSTPFSLLVQSWDKHPTLRWGLAALGLTLLCGGAFFWHLGSVGLIDETEPLFAEAARQMTVTGDWITPYFNGDTRFDKPPLIYWLMAIAYQTLGVNEWSVRLPSALSATALTVMGFYVLRRFGFPSPAQANDPQSASDQRWAAAWIGAALMALNPHTLIWARTGVSDMLLSGCMGTALLSFFCGYTERDRPRVQQGWYFAFYTLTALAVLAKGPVGLVIPGLTILGFLAYTGNLWTVLWKEMHLALGILWFVILTLPWYVLVILENGAAYTDSFFGYHNFERFTQVVNNHGAPWYFYFIVVLAGFFPSSVYLPVAIARLRVWRRSHWVDQPRSGQLSLFALTWFGVIFGFFTVAVTKLPSYVLPLMPAAAILVGLFWSDQLLRSPSQGWAIRLSHGVTVVLSVALGIALLYSPAVMGDDPAMPTLPEVIQQTSLLQAGTVVWLLMAIAMVTLWLKGQGRWFWAVHIVGFAAFLMVTVMPMGFIVDELRQAPLRHLAQVAVAQQRPNEPIAMVGFSKPSLVFYTQQPILYLSAPSLVIQRLQRLGDRPDAPDSILLLGYPGRLRRTGLPLDQAEKLEETDAFQLFRVTLPLPDDLPPPPEE
- a CDS encoding calcium/sodium antiporter, with protein sequence MFAANSLGSFMDSTVILLFIVGCALLIAGAEMLVNHASFLALAFGISPLVIGLTIVAYGTSAPELVVSVQSSYDGLGDLAVGNLVGSNIANVLLILGISSVVTPLVVSRKIIRLEVPLLIGISITTMAMAWNGNIGRLEGMILFLGALIYTGFIIYQSRREESEDARIAALDLDAPPAIALERPRKGQIAIRLGWIVVSFAMLVLGSRSLVYSASAIARSLGFSELIIGLTIVAVGTSLPELATSVMASIKGEKDIAIGNVIGSNIFNILFVMGVCSMIAPEGLPIALPALRFDIPVMVAVAIACLPIFFTGGIVDRWEGLLFLGYYLAYTSYLVFNATQHDSIELFSTLVLALVALLTLVALMDWIMRMLRASKLAQRRQRRKELDDVE
- a CDS encoding HDIG domain-containing metalloprotein, with the protein product MKSFRRLTQQLDRWRQSHQSASSYRFGFRMQQLGDRLGRLHPSSVSASTRPPLLQTMKTTQRSARTFRQDVSQQRPMVVRGLLTSVAILSLTSVIGYRFYNEPQLAVDTTAPETLTAPDNARVEDTKTTEEARQAARTGSIPVLMIDETANQTIYQSFDRLLQRGNDVRKQLGGFPFTSTSNLSLASQRYLQRTTEWEWRSIWSAVQQGSTRSRSAAPSSTATTLQPPPPRPAAPGMPADSASTTRVPSSANGLGGSQQLAILELRTALRDKSEDEVQHMESTISRARDRYRTVADQLENDPDELDKPFGPYLLDLTDEEWTQVQGEMRQVLERILLQGIPPGLPSSIRRQAIQAQVAVSMSDSVRPLAVELLDSVVRPNLTQDPEQTRIRAEQAAEAIDPEMVAIRRGETIVEAGDTITQADFVLLDHFGMSRRRLNYLALAGFAALISGAIAIFWLSERIFYARLRLRDHVLILLLVLTAPLAIALGLPGSSLPAIGLLIGSFYGSPLSMTVIALLGIVLPIGMEVALNSLLASAVGSAVGAVLSGRMRSREELALLGLGVGLTQGVVYLSLSLMLTAATSPVWYAVLTAAGIQTLLGIAWSVVALGVSPYLEHGFDLVTPTRLVELSNPNRPLLKRLVSEAPGTFQHTLFVATLAEAAARALGCNVELIRTGTLYHDIGKMHDAMGFIENQMGGTNKHDLINDPWKSAAIIKKHVTEGLVMARKCRLPRAVRSFIPEHQGTMLITYFYYQAQERAKENPNLVVNEADFRYDGPIPQSRETGIVMLADSCEAALRSLKDATPEEALSTVNKIMRHRWQDNQLVDSGLSRADLAKVAEIFVQVWQQFNHKRIPYPKAALNPTPSATFKA
- a CDS encoding prephenate/arogenate dehydrogenase; translation: MLKNNELPSRGATTMNIGIVGLGLIGGSLAIDWRSLGHTILGVSRRPSTCEAAIARGIVDQASCDLALMAEAEVVVLCTPLGAFLPTVDQLLPHLSPETIVTDVGSVKGWVVEAIAPRWENFVGGHPMAGTAESGLDAALTGLFQNCIYAITPTAHTPIRAVEVVTQLARSLQAQVYKCDPQDHDRAVAWISHLPVMVSASLIASCMNEESATVRSLAQTLASSGFRDTSRVGGGNPELGVMMARYNQAAVVRSLQGYRQQLDAIIQTIETSDWDSLETLLGQTQRDRPAFVDPA